One genomic region from uncultured Subdoligranulum sp. encodes:
- a CDS encoding branched-chain amino acid ABC transporter permease yields the protein MQFLSYLINGISLGSVYALIALGYTMVYGIAKMLNFAHGDVIMIGSYVVFFTFGTSGMNPILSIVLSMVVCTVLGVVIERVAYRPLREAPSLAVLITAIGVSYLLQQVAQLTWSSNPKSFISVISGIPFLQPLSLFGGQLTISAETIVTIVVCVVIMVVLIWFVNNTSAGHAMQAVSEDRGAAQLMGVNVNATISLTFAIGSALAAVAGALLCSSYPTLQPTTGAMPGIKAFVAAVFGGIGSIPGAFLGGILLGIIENLSKAYISTQLSDAIVFLVLIVVLIVKPTGLLGKKVNVKV from the coding sequence ATGCAGTTTTTGTCCTACCTGATCAACGGCATCAGTCTGGGGAGCGTGTATGCGCTGATCGCCCTGGGGTACACGATGGTCTACGGCATTGCCAAAATGTTGAACTTCGCCCACGGCGATGTCATCATGATCGGCAGCTACGTCGTATTCTTCACCTTCGGTACTTCCGGGATGAACCCGATTCTTTCCATTGTACTTTCTATGGTCGTCTGTACCGTACTGGGCGTTGTGATCGAACGGGTGGCCTACCGGCCGCTGCGGGAAGCCCCGTCCCTGGCTGTTCTGATTACCGCCATCGGCGTCAGCTACCTGCTGCAGCAGGTGGCACAGCTGACCTGGTCCTCCAACCCCAAGAGCTTTATTTCGGTAATCTCCGGCATTCCGTTCCTGCAGCCGCTCAGCCTGTTTGGTGGTCAGCTGACGATTTCGGCGGAGACCATTGTCACCATTGTGGTCTGTGTTGTGATCATGGTCGTTCTGATCTGGTTCGTGAACAATACTTCGGCCGGTCACGCCATGCAGGCGGTCTCGGAGGACCGTGGCGCTGCCCAGCTGATGGGGGTCAACGTCAATGCCACCATCTCCTTGACTTTTGCCATCGGTTCCGCACTGGCAGCAGTTGCAGGTGCGTTGCTGTGCTCTTCCTATCCCACACTGCAGCCCACCACCGGTGCCATGCCTGGTATCAAAGCATTCGTGGCGGCTGTTTTCGGCGGCATCGGCTCGATTCCCGGTGCGTTCCTGGGCGGTATCCTTCTGGGTATTATCGAGAACCTGAGCAAAGCATATATTTCTACCCAGCTCTCGGATGCCATCGTCTTCCTGGTCCTGATTGTGGTGCTGATCGTCAAACCGACCGGTCTGCTGGGCAAGAAAGTCAATGTGAAAGTGTGA
- a CDS encoding branched-chain amino acid ABC transporter permease: MNLKTMKRSTKSNLITFGIVIAFYIIVQLLSAADLLTNSFSGQLVPICAYVIMAVSLNLTVGILGELSLGHAGFMSVGAFSGTLLWVSISSTTPKPLALVLSFVVGGLVAGIFGFLVGVPVLRLSGDYLAIVTLAFGEIIKNVMNACYLGVDANGLHFSLKDSSSLNMEDGKVLINGAQGITGITKASNFTIGIVLVIVTLLVILNLVNSRAGRAITSIRDNEIAARSVGIPITKYKLMAFVTSAVFAGIAGVLYSLNYSSLVAKKFDYNTSILILVFVVLGGIGNLRGSVIAAAILTVLPELLRSMNDYRMLIYAIVLIVVMIFNQSPQMIQLRNKLTARFRKENDAGKTKKKGVA, from the coding sequence ATGAATTTGAAAACAATGAAACGCTCCACGAAGAGCAACCTGATCACCTTCGGCATCGTGATCGCATTTTACATTATTGTGCAGCTGCTTTCCGCCGCGGATCTTCTGACCAACTCTTTTTCCGGTCAGCTGGTGCCGATCTGCGCTTACGTAATCATGGCGGTTTCGCTGAACCTGACTGTCGGTATTCTGGGCGAATTGAGCCTGGGCCACGCGGGCTTTATGAGCGTTGGTGCGTTCTCCGGCACGCTCCTGTGGGTTTCGATCAGCTCTACGACTCCCAAACCTCTGGCCCTGGTGCTCTCCTTTGTGGTGGGCGGTCTGGTGGCCGGTATCTTTGGCTTCCTGGTAGGTGTGCCGGTTCTGCGCCTGTCGGGTGACTATCTGGCCATTGTTACGCTGGCTTTCGGCGAGATCATCAAAAACGTCATGAACGCCTGCTATCTGGGCGTGGATGCCAACGGCCTGCACTTCTCCCTGAAGGACAGCAGCTCCCTGAACATGGAGGACGGCAAAGTGCTGATCAACGGCGCGCAGGGTATCACCGGTATTACCAAGGCGTCCAACTTTACCATCGGCATTGTACTGGTCATCGTGACGTTGCTGGTGATTCTGAATCTGGTGAATTCCCGTGCGGGCCGTGCCATCACTTCCATCCGTGATAACGAGATTGCAGCCCGTTCGGTGGGCATTCCCATCACCAAGTATAAGCTGATGGCCTTTGTGACCTCCGCTGTCTTTGCTGGCATTGCCGGTGTTCTGTATTCTCTGAATTATTCTTCGCTGGTTGCCAAGAAATTTGATTACAACACCTCGATTCTGATTCTGGTCTTCGTGGTGCTGGGCGGCATCGGCAATCTGCGCGGTTCGGTGATTGCCGCAGCCATCCTGACGGTTCTGCCGGAATTGCTGCGCAGCATGAACGATTACCGCATGCTGATCTATGCCATTGTGCTGATTGTGGTTATGATCTTCAACCAGAGCCCGCAGATGATTCAGCTTCGCAACAAGCTGACGGCGCGTTTCCGCAAGGAAAACGATGCAGGCAAGACAAAGAAGAAAGGAGTGGCGTAA
- a CDS encoding ABC transporter ATP-binding protein, translating to MALLEVSNLGIAFGGLQAVAQLDLSIEKGHLYGLIGPNGAGKTTVFNMLTGVYKPTEGNIVLDGKDITGQNPEVISRSGVARTFQNIRLFNEMTVLDNVKVGLHNQIKYNMWTGILRLPAFKEKEHEMNREAHKLLKIFDLDGEANLKASQLPYGKQRKLEIARALATNPKLLLLDEPAAGMNPNETEELMQTVRSVRDQFGIAILLIEHDMNFVMGICEEITVLDYGRVIARGDGKAIRNNPKVIAAYLGGD from the coding sequence ATGGCTTTGCTGGAAGTCAGCAATCTGGGAATTGCGTTTGGCGGTCTGCAGGCTGTGGCACAGCTGGACCTTTCCATCGAAAAGGGGCACCTGTACGGCCTGATCGGACCCAACGGTGCCGGCAAGACGACGGTATTCAATATGCTGACCGGTGTGTACAAACCCACCGAGGGCAACATTGTTCTGGACGGCAAGGACATCACTGGGCAGAATCCCGAGGTGATCAGCCGGTCCGGCGTGGCACGTACCTTCCAGAATATCCGTCTTTTCAATGAGATGACCGTGCTGGATAATGTCAAGGTCGGTCTGCACAACCAGATCAAATACAATATGTGGACGGGGATTCTCCGGCTGCCTGCCTTCAAGGAGAAGGAGCATGAAATGAACCGGGAAGCCCACAAGCTGCTGAAGATCTTCGATCTGGACGGGGAAGCCAACTTGAAGGCAAGCCAGCTTCCTTACGGCAAGCAGCGCAAGCTGGAGATTGCCCGTGCACTGGCGACCAATCCGAAACTGCTGCTGCTGGATGAGCCGGCGGCCGGTATGAACCCTAACGAAACGGAAGAACTGATGCAGACCGTCCGCAGTGTCCGGGATCAGTTCGGTATCGCCATTCTGCTGATCGAGCACGACATGAACTTTGTTATGGGCATCTGCGAGGAAATCACTGTGCTGGATTACGGCCGTGTGATTGCCCGCGGTGATGGCAAGGCCATCCGCAACAACCCGAAGGTTATTGCGGCATATCTGGGAGGTGATTGA
- a CDS encoding ABC transporter ATP-binding protein has product MGEMLSVKNINVFYGSIHAIRDVSFHVNEGEIVTLIGANGAGKTTTMHAISGLLKLQSGEIDYCGQTISKMEAHKIIRLGLAQVPEGRRVFSGLTVQQNLQMGAYVRRDGKEAIQNDFDMVFELLPRLKERRNQPAGTLSGGEQQMLAMGRALMCKPKMLLLDEPSMGLSPLLVKEIFKIIREVNRNGVTVLLVEQNAKMALEIANRAYVLETGTIKMEGEATELANNIEVRKAYLGC; this is encoded by the coding sequence ATGGGGGAGATGCTTTCCGTCAAGAATATCAATGTCTTCTACGGTTCCATCCATGCCATCCGGGATGTTTCCTTCCATGTGAACGAGGGTGAAATTGTTACGCTGATCGGCGCCAACGGCGCCGGCAAGACCACGACGATGCATGCGATCTCCGGTCTGCTCAAACTGCAGAGCGGTGAGATCGATTATTGCGGTCAGACCATCAGCAAGATGGAAGCGCATAAAATTATCCGTCTGGGCCTGGCACAGGTTCCCGAAGGACGCCGAGTATTCAGCGGCCTGACGGTACAGCAGAATCTGCAGATGGGTGCCTATGTGCGCCGCGACGGCAAAGAGGCCATTCAGAATGACTTTGACATGGTCTTCGAACTGCTGCCGCGCCTGAAAGAACGCCGCAACCAGCCCGCCGGTACCCTGTCCGGCGGCGAACAGCAGATGCTGGCCATGGGACGTGCTCTGATGTGCAAGCCCAAGATGCTGTTGCTGGATGAGCCTTCCATGGGCCTGTCTCCGTTGCTGGTCAAGGAGATTTTCAAGATTATCCGGGAAGTCAACCGCAACGGCGTGACGGTGCTTCTGGTGGAGCAGAACGCGAAGATGGCGCTGGAAATCGCCAACCGCGCTTATGTGCTGGAGACCGGTACGATCAAGATGGAAGGGGAAGCTACCGAGCTTGCCAACAACATCGAAGTGCGCAAGGCGTACCTGGGCTGCTGA
- a CDS encoding DUF4364 family protein translates to MAEAFTAGVKPGGLTDDTQIRILLCYLVKTAGPLTRDTLQGALLQEQLVNYFEFADALVDVEKQQLVAQDESGLYSITEKGSTVADTLALDLPRTVRESAIRAVMQIQSWRHKAAMNRARVEEEDGEYTVWCAIGDLGSDVFRLQLAMPDKLTAETIKNNFTAHGSEIYSKVMDMLTQPSTEDDRPPVGLL, encoded by the coding sequence ATGGCAGAAGCATTTACCGCAGGTGTAAAGCCCGGCGGCCTTACAGACGACACGCAGATCCGTATTCTGCTGTGTTACCTGGTCAAGACGGCTGGTCCGCTGACGCGCGATACCCTGCAAGGTGCTTTGCTGCAGGAACAGCTGGTAAATTATTTTGAATTTGCTGACGCACTGGTCGACGTGGAAAAGCAGCAACTGGTCGCGCAAGACGAATCCGGCCTGTATTCCATCACCGAAAAAGGTTCCACCGTCGCCGATACCCTGGCTTTGGATCTTCCCCGTACCGTGCGGGAAAGCGCCATCCGTGCCGTCATGCAGATCCAGAGCTGGCGCCACAAAGCCGCCATGAACCGGGCCCGCGTGGAAGAAGAGGACGGCGAGTATACTGTCTGGTGCGCCATCGGGGACCTTGGCAGCGATGTGTTCCGCCTGCAGCTGGCCATGCCGGATAAGCTGACCGCCGAAACCATCAAGAACAACTTCACCGCACACGGCAGCGAGATCTACTCCAAGGTGATGGATATGCTCACGCAGCCCAGCACCGAGGATGACCGCCCGCCTGTAGGTTTGTTATAA
- a CDS encoding S1 RNA-binding domain-containing protein, giving the protein MLEYRAEGLCRNANHLSKEELNHCIATGEILQSTALAYDNEHRLRFELCGQRGYMPHDECLDVGPGEAIKDIAVLTRVGRPTCFVITGTSVEDNGQEIYLLSRAASQRRCRREYLDALEPGSVIPCTVTHIENFGAFCDIGCGISALLPIDCLSVSRISSPNDRVQVGQQLLCAIKNRDVQGRIVLTLRELLGTWSENAACFAPGETVVGIVRSVEDYGVFIEIAPNLAGLAEADSSLHPGQAVSVYIKNILPDKMKIKLVVVNKNLSQPLRFEPHYFVTRGRLKKWTYSTPQSHKQIETIF; this is encoded by the coding sequence ATGTTGGAATATCGTGCCGAAGGCCTTTGCCGAAACGCCAATCACCTGAGCAAAGAGGAACTGAATCATTGCATCGCAACGGGCGAGATCCTGCAAAGCACCGCCCTGGCCTACGACAATGAGCACCGTCTGCGGTTTGAGCTCTGCGGCCAGCGGGGGTATATGCCCCATGACGAATGCCTGGACGTGGGACCGGGAGAAGCCATCAAGGACATTGCCGTACTCACGCGTGTCGGGCGTCCCACCTGCTTTGTCATCACAGGGACATCCGTAGAAGACAACGGCCAGGAGATCTATCTTCTCTCCCGGGCCGCCTCCCAGCGCCGCTGCCGGCGCGAATACCTCGACGCTCTGGAGCCCGGCAGCGTAATTCCCTGCACCGTCACCCATATTGAAAACTTCGGGGCCTTCTGCGATATCGGATGCGGTATCTCCGCCCTGCTTCCCATCGACTGCCTGTCTGTTTCCCGCATTTCCTCCCCCAACGACCGTGTCCAGGTGGGGCAGCAGCTGTTATGCGCCATCAAAAACCGGGATGTTCAGGGGCGGATTGTGCTTACATTGCGGGAATTGCTCGGCACCTGGAGCGAAAACGCCGCATGCTTTGCCCCCGGCGAAACCGTTGTGGGCATCGTACGCAGCGTGGAAGACTACGGCGTCTTCATCGAGATTGCCCCCAACCTGGCCGGTCTGGCGGAAGCTGATTCCTCGCTTCACCCCGGGCAGGCGGTCAGCGTATACATCAAGAATATCCTGCCGGACAAAATGAAAATCAAGCTGGTGGTCGTCAACAAGAATCTTTCCCAACCGCTTCGTTTCGAGCCACACTATTTTGTGACCCGTGGCCGACTGAAGAAGTGGACCTATTCCACGCCCCAGAGCCACAAACAGATCGAGACCATTTTCTGA
- a CDS encoding DUF951 domain-containing protein, translated as MDVRVGDVIQTKKPHPCGANRFDVLRVGMDFKIRCQGCGHEIMLPRAKIERNIKKILREKEQ; from the coding sequence ATGGACGTACGGGTCGGAGATGTGATTCAGACCAAAAAACCACATCCCTGCGGTGCAAATCGGTTTGATGTACTGCGGGTCGGCATGGATTTCAAGATCCGGTGCCAGGGTTGCGGGCATGAAATTATGCTGCCCCGCGCCAAGATCGAGCGCAACATCAAAAAGATTTTGCGGGAGAAGGAGCAGTAG
- the prfA gene encoding peptide chain release factor 1 yields MTEFLQLHDVERRYEELAHRMSAPDAAAQPDVYARMMKDYKELTPLVEEYRRYTALRQEQKETSEMLQQETDPAFKAMVQQELCEIARNLTQSEERLRLLLLPKDADDEKSVILEIRAGAGGEEAALFAHSLWRMYTMYASKRGWSCETVSANETELGGVKEIIFSVEGADVYSRLKFESGVHRVQRVPETETQGRIHTSTVTVAVMPQAEEVELELDPKDLRIDTFRSSGAGGQHINKTSSAIRVTHLPTGMVVECQDQRSQRENKERALTVLRSRLLQQKQQAYDEAYNEKRQSQVGTGDRSEKIRTYNFPQDRVTDHRIGLTLRNLQGVLDGDLDRVLEPLILADREEKLKQHSEE; encoded by the coding sequence ATGACCGAATTTTTGCAACTGCATGATGTGGAACGCCGGTACGAAGAACTGGCGCATCGTATGTCCGCGCCGGATGCCGCTGCGCAGCCGGATGTATACGCGCGTATGATGAAGGACTACAAAGAGCTTACCCCCTTGGTGGAAGAATATCGCCGGTATACAGCCCTGCGGCAGGAGCAGAAGGAAACTTCCGAAATGCTGCAGCAGGAGACGGACCCGGCGTTCAAGGCTATGGTACAACAGGAACTTTGCGAAATTGCCCGGAATCTGACGCAGAGCGAGGAGAGGCTGCGCCTTTTGCTGCTTCCCAAGGATGCTGATGACGAAAAAAGTGTCATTCTGGAGATTCGGGCCGGTGCAGGCGGCGAGGAAGCAGCGCTGTTTGCCCACAGCCTGTGGCGGATGTACACGATGTATGCATCCAAGCGGGGCTGGTCCTGTGAAACGGTCAGTGCCAATGAAACGGAACTGGGCGGGGTCAAGGAGATTATCTTTTCGGTGGAAGGTGCCGATGTGTACAGCCGTCTGAAATTTGAGAGCGGCGTACACCGTGTGCAGCGGGTGCCGGAGACCGAGACCCAGGGGCGTATTCACACCTCGACGGTCACGGTGGCAGTCATGCCGCAGGCCGAAGAGGTGGAACTGGAACTGGATCCAAAGGATCTGCGAATCGATACCTTCCGCTCCTCCGGCGCCGGCGGGCAGCATATCAACAAAACATCTTCCGCCATCCGGGTCACGCACCTGCCGACGGGCATGGTGGTGGAGTGTCAGGATCAGCGCAGCCAGCGGGAAAACAAGGAGCGGGCACTGACAGTTCTGCGCAGCCGTCTGCTGCAGCAAAAGCAGCAGGCCTATGACGAAGCCTACAACGAGAAGCGGCAGAGTCAGGTGGGAACAGGGGACCGCAGCGAAAAGATACGTACCTACAATTTTCCCCAGGACCGTGTGACCGATCATCGCATTGGCCTCACGCTGCGGAATCTGCAGGGGGTTCTGGATGGTGACCTGGACCGCGTGCTGGAGCCACTGATTCTGGCGGACCGGGAAGAAAAGCTGAAACAGCATAGTGAGGAATAA
- a CDS encoding L-threonylcarbamoyladenylate synthase, translated as MKTQVLPVSEESIALAAKLLQQGELVALPTETVYGIAADARNGEAVRKIFEAKGRPQDNPLIVHICGMDMLHGIVSEVPERALKLAAAFWPGPLTMVMPRGEEVSEVTCAGLDTVGVRMPSHPVVQAVIKASGVAFAAPSANLSGKPSPTNAQDTLADMDGRLPLILDGGESMVGVESTVVSVTGEHPVLLRPGYITKEQMEAVLSEAVLVSPAILEKLKDGEVARSPGMKYKHYAPKAQVTILRGDFAAYRQYVKEHAGPGVWALCFDGEGAQLPVPSIEYGRNHDGATQAHHLFTALRDLDRHGAQTVYARCPEQDGISMAVYNRLIRAAAFRVVTL; from the coding sequence ATGAAAACACAGGTTTTGCCTGTATCGGAAGAAAGTATTGCGCTGGCAGCCAAGCTGCTGCAGCAGGGCGAACTGGTGGCGCTTCCCACGGAAACGGTGTACGGAATCGCGGCCGACGCCCGCAATGGGGAGGCTGTGCGGAAGATCTTTGAGGCAAAGGGGCGCCCCCAGGATAATCCTTTGATCGTGCATATCTGCGGCATGGACATGCTGCATGGGATTGTCTCCGAAGTGCCGGAACGAGCTCTCAAGCTGGCGGCGGCCTTCTGGCCCGGTCCGCTGACCATGGTCATGCCCCGGGGCGAGGAAGTCAGCGAGGTGACCTGTGCCGGTCTGGATACGGTGGGCGTGCGTATGCCCTCCCATCCGGTGGTCCAGGCAGTCATCAAGGCCAGCGGGGTGGCCTTTGCAGCACCGTCGGCCAACCTTTCCGGCAAACCGAGCCCGACCAACGCCCAGGATACTCTGGCGGATATGGACGGACGCCTGCCGCTGATTCTGGACGGGGGCGAAAGCATGGTGGGCGTGGAATCCACTGTGGTCTCGGTGACAGGGGAGCATCCTGTTCTGCTGCGTCCCGGGTATATCACAAAGGAACAGATGGAAGCGGTGCTGAGCGAAGCAGTGCTGGTAAGCCCGGCCATTCTGGAAAAACTCAAGGACGGTGAAGTGGCACGTTCACCGGGCATGAAATACAAGCATTATGCGCCCAAGGCGCAGGTGACCATCCTGCGCGGAGACTTTGCCGCTTATCGGCAATATGTGAAAGAACATGCCGGACCGGGTGTGTGGGCTCTGTGTTTTGACGGGGAAGGCGCGCAGCTGCCGGTGCCGTCCATTGAATACGGCCGGAATCATGATGGGGCTACCCAGGCACATCATCTGTTCACCGCGCTGCGGGATCTGGACCGCCATGGGGCACAGACCGTCTATGCCCGCTGCCCGGAACAGGATGGAATTTCCATGGCCGTTTATAACCGCCTGATTCGTGCGGCGGCTTTCCGGGTGGTGACGCTGTGA
- the coaE gene encoding dephospho-CoA kinase (Dephospho-CoA kinase (CoaE) performs the final step in coenzyme A biosynthesis.): MKIIGITGRSGCGKSSATNFLAEQGYPCIDADRIAREVLLPGSACLAQLQASFGQDILESDGTLKRHLLADRAFATPEGTRTLTAITQPEILRRIEERLRQAETGGAGMAFVDGAVIVGTPFEARCDALILITAPYETSVQRICSRDGISEEMARRRLDAQTPLEELRRAATVEIVNDGTVPQLIEQIKAYLASLRKEEHG; encoded by the coding sequence GTGAAAATCATCGGAATCACCGGCCGTTCGGGCTGCGGCAAATCCAGTGCGACAAATTTCTTGGCAGAGCAGGGGTATCCTTGTATCGATGCGGATCGTATCGCAAGGGAAGTTCTGCTGCCGGGCTCGGCGTGTCTGGCGCAACTGCAGGCGTCTTTCGGGCAGGATATTCTGGAATCGGACGGTACGCTGAAACGCCATTTGCTGGCAGACCGTGCATTCGCCACGCCGGAAGGCACCCGGACGCTGACCGCTATCACCCAGCCGGAGATTTTGCGCCGCATTGAGGAGCGGCTCCGGCAGGCAGAAACCGGCGGGGCCGGAATGGCATTTGTGGACGGTGCCGTGATTGTAGGCACACCTTTTGAGGCGCGCTGCGATGCCCTGATTTTAATTACGGCGCCCTATGAGACCAGTGTGCAGAGAATCTGTTCCCGGGATGGCATTTCAGAAGAAATGGCGCGGCGGCGTCTGGACGCCCAGACACCGCTGGAGGAGTTACGGAGGGCGGCAACGGTGGAAATCGTGAATGATGGAACGGTGCCGCAGCTGATCGAGCAGATCAAGGCGTATCTGGCATCCCTGAGAAAGGAGGAACATGGCTAA
- a CDS encoding lytic transglycosylase domain-containing protein produces the protein MAKRKTLYKLIQRGLAVLLILAAIGAALFAVFQDKINRWEYPIEYAEYVTYYADKYEIDPLMLYAFIRTESNFDPMADSDAGARGLMQITEVTFDWIKSKIAPTEDLTFEDLYDPETNIRFGSYFVSYCLLRYQDDLATAAAAYHSGWGTVDDLLAQEQYSADGKTLDHYPYPQMRLYVKKITSSYQHYQEIYNAS, from the coding sequence ATGGCTAAGAGAAAAACTCTTTACAAGTTGATACAAAGAGGTCTGGCAGTCCTGCTAATTCTGGCGGCGATCGGAGCAGCCTTGTTTGCTGTCTTTCAGGATAAGATCAATCGGTGGGAATATCCCATCGAATATGCAGAGTACGTGACCTATTACGCAGACAAATATGAAATCGACCCGCTGATGCTGTATGCCTTCATCCGGACCGAGAGCAATTTCGACCCCATGGCGGACTCCGATGCAGGAGCCCGAGGGCTGATGCAAATCACCGAGGTGACCTTTGACTGGATCAAGTCGAAAATTGCCCCCACGGAGGATCTGACTTTCGAAGATCTGTATGACCCCGAAACCAACATCCGGTTCGGCAGTTACTTCGTGAGTTATTGTCTGCTGCGGTATCAGGACGATCTGGCCACAGCCGCTGCGGCGTATCACAGCGGTTGGGGGACAGTGGACGATTTGCTGGCCCAGGAACAGTATTCTGCAGACGGCAAAACACTGGACCACTATCCCTATCCCCAGATGAGGCTGTACGTCAAAAAGATCACCAGCAGCTATCAGCACTACCAGGAAATCTATAATGCATCGTGA
- a CDS encoding aminopeptidase has translation MQTTEELKKLLYKNETVADMAPEALQAAQEFCEGYKAFLNHGKTEREVAAYSEKLLLEAGYKPFVPGQKLEAGAKVYTINRHKCVLAATIGTKPMNEGFHLNIAHIDSPRLDLRPVPVFEKNGLGYLRTHYYGGIRKYQWPTMPLALHGVLYRADGSKVEISIGEKEEDPVFCITDLLPHLSAKQNVKPLNEGITGEDLNVLIASQPIADKEAEQRVKLNVLGMLYKAYGITERDFTRAEIEVVPAFKARDIGLDRALIGAYGHDDRVDAYPALMAEIGVKSPAYTTVCVLTDKEETGSDGVTGLHSMYTFHFLQQLCEGQGADYITACKAGKCLSADVTAAFDPTFADAFEPDNGTYAGHGVAIYKYTGARGKSGTSDASAELVSYLTGLMDRHNVVWQIGEMGKLDLGGGGTVAKFVANQDIDTIDIGVPVLSMHSPFEVVSKADVYMAYLTFKAFCEDAE, from the coding sequence ATGCAGACTACCGAAGAACTGAAGAAGTTGCTTTACAAGAATGAAACCGTTGCCGATATGGCCCCGGAGGCCCTGCAGGCTGCGCAGGAATTCTGTGAAGGATACAAGGCATTCCTGAACCACGGAAAAACAGAGCGCGAGGTGGCGGCTTACAGCGAAAAGCTGCTGCTGGAAGCGGGCTATAAGCCTTTCGTGCCCGGCCAGAAACTGGAAGCGGGTGCCAAAGTGTACACCATCAACCGCCACAAATGCGTGCTGGCGGCAACCATCGGCACCAAGCCGATGAATGAAGGATTCCATCTCAATATTGCACACATTGACTCGCCCCGTCTGGATCTGCGCCCGGTGCCGGTGTTTGAAAAGAACGGCCTTGGCTATCTGCGTACCCACTACTATGGCGGCATCCGCAAATACCAGTGGCCCACGATGCCGTTGGCACTGCATGGGGTGCTGTATCGCGCCGACGGCAGCAAGGTGGAAATCAGCATCGGTGAAAAGGAAGAGGATCCTGTCTTCTGCATCACCGATCTGCTGCCGCACCTGAGTGCCAAGCAGAATGTCAAGCCGCTGAACGAGGGCATTACAGGTGAGGACCTCAACGTCCTGATTGCCTCCCAGCCCATCGCCGACAAAGAGGCCGAGCAGCGCGTCAAACTCAATGTGCTGGGAATGCTGTATAAAGCTTACGGCATCACGGAGCGGGACTTCACCCGGGCGGAGATTGAAGTGGTTCCGGCCTTCAAAGCGCGGGATATCGGTCTGGACCGTGCCCTGATCGGCGCCTATGGCCATGATGACCGCGTGGATGCTTATCCGGCCCTGATGGCGGAAATCGGGGTAAAATCTCCCGCTTACACCACGGTGTGCGTGCTGACGGATAAGGAAGAAACCGGTTCCGACGGTGTGACGGGCCTGCACAGCATGTATACCTTCCATTTCCTGCAGCAGCTCTGCGAAGGCCAGGGCGCCGATTACATTACGGCCTGCAAGGCCGGCAAGTGCCTGTCGGCGGATGTTACGGCGGCCTTTGATCCCACCTTTGCCGATGCCTTTGAACCGGACAACGGCACCTATGCAGGCCATGGCGTAGCCATCTATAAGTACACCGGCGCCCGCGGCAAGTCCGGTACAAGCGATGCATCGGCGGAGCTGGTCAGCTACCTGACAGGTTTGATGGACCGCCACAATGTGGTCTGGCAGATCGGTGAGATGGGCAAGCTGGACCTGGGCGGCGGCGGAACAGTAGCCAAATTCGTGGCCAACCAGGATATCGATACCATTGATATCGGCGTTCCGGTACTTTCCATGCATTCGCCCTTCGAGGTGGTTTCCAAAGCGGATGTGTACATGGCTTATCTGACCTTCAAAGCGTTCTGTGAAGACGCAGAGTAA